TGTTTTTCCGGCAATCGCAAAATTGCCTGCTGAAGTTGCTGCTGAATGACATCTCCTTCGAAAAAATTATCGTCCTTTAACGTTCGCTCAAGTTTTCTTTCAACTTTAATTAATGGAATAAAAAATATAGTTCGCTTTTTTCGGAGAAATGAAAGCGCTTCGTTGGTTGCAATGCGGTATATCCATGTGAAGAGTTGCGATTCTTCTTTGAATGAATCCAGATTTTTCCAAACCTTCAGAAAAGTTTCCTGCGTAACATCATCGGCATCATCGTGGTCAATTACAATT
This sequence is a window from Bacteroidota bacterium. Protein-coding genes within it:
- a CDS encoding RNA polymerase sigma factor — translated: MPENLSDKELLERFRHPDTKNYSFNLLIRKYQQKVYWHARRIVIDHDDADDVTQETFLKVWKNLDSFKEESQLFTWIYRIATNEALSFLRKKRTIFFIPLIKVERKLERTLKDDNFFEGDVIQQQLQQAILRLPEKQRIVFNMKYYDELKYEEMSAVLGTSVGALKASYHHAVKKIEDYLKNN